The Bacteroidia bacterium genome window below encodes:
- a CDS encoding cation:proton antiporter, which translates to MEIPLLKDIVILLGLSVGVIFIFQKLKLPTILGFLVTGIAFGPSGFGLIEASHDIEILSEIGIILLLFIIGLEFSLGALARIKNVVLIGGASQVLLTIGAVYGVTVLLGFPMNQALFFGFLVSLSSTAIVLNLLQSSGMMNSPHGKIALGILIFQDIIVVPMMLLTPMLAGEGGDLWYELGILSLKVVGVIAITLISARYLVPRLLKAIVLTRSRELFIISIVVICFAIAWGTSVIGLSLSLGAFLAGLIISESEYSHQASGLIIPFREIFSSFFFVSIGMLLDIQFFLSHVWLVLVLVAAVFVIKFTVLFISSAILRYPTRTNLLNGFTLFQVGEFAFILAAVGMSHNLLDNDPYQYFLSVSILTMAATPFVFQASDKLSMLLLSKKRQKVAAIQKDKDLADVQSTLKDHLIIIGYGFNGQQLARICRAAKIPYAILDINTENVALGKSTGEPIYFGDASNPYMLEHLHVYHARVVVVAISDPPATEKIVASVRSICNTAHILVRSRFLSQTNDYLKLGASEVISEEFETSVEIFTRVLHQYLVPEGDIKNYVEGIRKENYEMLRPFFSQSMSLGLPSWQDFKVLSLRVETTDPAIVNIPLSESKLRSRFGISVMAIYRGEEVQTVVDPTTHLKHGDLVYVFGSPESVRKFGKAVKG; encoded by the coding sequence ATGGAAATACCGTTGCTCAAGGATATCGTGATTTTACTCGGCCTTTCGGTCGGTGTTATTTTTATTTTTCAGAAGCTCAAACTTCCCACTATACTTGGCTTCCTGGTGACGGGCATCGCATTTGGCCCGTCTGGCTTTGGCCTTATTGAAGCTTCACATGATATTGAGATTTTATCTGAGATCGGCATTATCCTGCTGCTCTTTATAATCGGGCTTGAATTTTCGCTTGGTGCGCTGGCACGGATCAAAAATGTAGTACTGATTGGAGGCGCAAGCCAGGTATTGCTGACCATAGGAGCAGTTTACGGAGTTACGGTACTCCTCGGCTTTCCTATGAACCAGGCGCTGTTTTTTGGATTCCTGGTGTCATTGAGCAGCACGGCCATAGTGCTTAATTTGCTGCAATCCAGTGGGATGATGAACAGTCCGCATGGGAAAATAGCCCTAGGCATTCTCATCTTTCAGGACATTATTGTTGTGCCGATGATGCTTCTCACGCCCATGCTGGCGGGCGAAGGTGGCGATCTCTGGTACGAACTGGGAATCCTTTCACTGAAGGTGGTGGGCGTGATTGCTATCACGCTCATTTCAGCGCGCTATCTTGTACCACGGCTTCTGAAAGCTATTGTCCTTACCCGCAGCCGGGAGTTGTTCATCATTTCAATTGTGGTCATCTGCTTTGCTATTGCCTGGGGCACTTCGGTTATTGGCCTTTCGCTTTCACTGGGCGCATTCCTGGCGGGCCTCATCATCTCCGAGTCGGAATACAGCCACCAGGCATCCGGGCTCATTATTCCTTTCAGGGAAATATTCAGCAGCTTTTTCTTCGTGTCCATCGGGATGCTGCTGGACATACAGTTCTTCCTGTCTCACGTATGGCTGGTGCTGGTGCTGGTGGCTGCCGTTTTCGTGATAAAGTTTACGGTACTCTTTATTTCAAGTGCAATCCTGCGCTATCCAACCCGAACGAATTTGCTCAACGGTTTCACGCTTTTCCAGGTGGGTGAATTTGCGTTTATACTGGCGGCTGTGGGCATGAGCCACAATTTACTGGACAATGATCCTTATCAGTATTTCCTGTCGGTTTCCATCCTTACTATGGCCGCCACACCTTTTGTGTTTCAGGCCTCAGATAAACTTTCGATGCTGTTGCTGAGCAAAAAGCGGCAGAAGGTAGCAGCCATACAGAAGGATAAGGATCTGGCTGATGTGCAGAGCACGCTCAAGGACCACCTCATCATAATTGGTTATGGTTTCAACGGCCAGCAGTTGGCACGTATATGCAGAGCAGCTAAAATTCCTTATGCTATTTTAGATATTAATACTGAAAACGTGGCATTGGGAAAATCCACTGGTGAGCCGATTTATTTCGGAGATGCCTCTAATCCTTATATGCTGGAGCATTTGCATGTGTATCATGCCCGTGTTGTGGTCGTTGCTATTTCTGATCCGCCTGCCACTGAGAAGATCGTTGCTTCTGTCCGCAGCATTTGCAACACCGCTCACATCCTGGTGCGAAGCCGTTTTCTCAGCCAAACGAACGACTATCTTAAACTTGGGGCAAGCGAAGTGATCAGCGAAGAATTTGAGACTTCGGTGGAAATATTCACACGTGTATTGCACCAGTATCTTGTGCCGGAAGGCGATATAAAGAATTACGTAGAAGGAATCCGGAAGGAAAACTATGAAATGCTGCGTCCTTTCTTTAGTCAGAGCATGAGCCTGGGGCTGCCCAGTTGGCAGGATTTCAAGGTTCTTTCCTTGCGGGTAGAAACCACCGATCCTGCAATCGTGAATATTCCCCTGAGCGAAAGCAAGTTGCGCAGCCGCTTTGGAATCAGCGTAATGGCAATATACCGGGGTGAGGAGGTGCAAACCGTGGTGGATCCGACTACACACCTGAAACACGGAGATCTGGTATACGTTTTCGGAAGTCCGGAATCAGTGAGGAAATTCGGAAAAGCCGTAAAAGGATAA
- a CDS encoding YceI family protein produces MKNLKQLSLLIMLLFSAATFSHAQTAVGLKAKAERQEVNTEKSTIDWRGEKVTGKHNGTINLQEGYLMMANETLMGGSFTVDMNSIENLDINDDGSRGKLVGHLKSEDFFYVEKHPKATFIILDVKENGNGSYDVTGNMTIRGKINKVTFPAKVETSEGQTTATAEITIDRSLYDVKYGSGSFFDGLGDKMIHDDFELTVKLVTNESGL; encoded by the coding sequence ATGAAGAATTTGAAACAACTATCGCTTTTAATCATGTTGCTGTTTTCAGCAGCTACTTTTTCTCATGCTCAAACGGCAGTAGGTCTTAAGGCTAAGGCAGAACGCCAGGAAGTCAATACTGAAAAGAGCACCATTGACTGGCGGGGCGAAAAAGTTACCGGCAAGCATAATGGCACCATCAATCTTCAGGAGGGTTACCTTATGATGGCCAATGAAACACTGATGGGCGGATCATTTACCGTGGACATGAATTCCATTGAAAACCTTGATATTAACGATGATGGTTCCAGAGGAAAACTGGTAGGTCATTTGAAGTCCGAGGATTTCTTTTATGTGGAAAAACATCCGAAAGCTACTTTCATCATTCTGGACGTAAAGGAGAATGGAAACGGAAGCTATGACGTTACCGGTAACATGACGATCCGGGGCAAAATAAACAAGGTGACTTTTCCTGCAAAAGTGGAAACATCTGAAGGGCAAACTACCGCAACGGCTGAGATCACTATTGACAGAAGCCTGTATGATGTTAAATATGGCTCAGGCAGCTTTTTCGATGGACTCGGAGATAAAATGATCCATGATGACTTTGAGCTTACCGTGAAACTAGTTACCAATGAAAGCGGCCTTTAA